The following DNA comes from Candidatus Nitrosotalea okcheonensis.
CTTAAACAAGAGATAATGCCGTTGTCATTTGGCAGATCAGCTCTTAAAAGATTCAACAAGGCTGAAGTTAACATAGCTGAGCGACTCATTAACAAATTATCTCATTTTGGAAAAAAATATGCAAAAAATACAGGTAGGATGGGTGGAAAAAAAATTCGAGCGATAAATACAGTCAAGGCTGCATTTGATATAATCCATCTAAAAACTGGTAAGAATCCTGTTGAAGTTTTGATAAGAGCTGTAGAATATTCAGCACCGAACGAAGATACTACTAGAATAGTATATGGTGGAACTGTTTATCATGTTTCAGTAGATGTTGCGCCACTACGGAGAGTTGATCTTGCATTACGATTCATTGCAGAAGGTGTCAGAGATGCATCATTTTCCAATCCAAAGGCAGTTGAGGAAAATCTTGCAGAACACTTGATACTTGCTTCAGCAAATGACATGAATGCGCCGTCTGTCAAGAAAAAGAATGAACTAGAACGAATTGCAATGGCTTCTAGGTAAAGAAATTATTTTTTAAAAATAATAGATAGCCCGAGGCAGATTCGAACTGCCGTCCCCAGGTGTCCTCTCATAAGATCCAGAGCCTGAGATCCCTAACCCAAAATTGTTTGGCCACTAGACTATCGGGCTACCGAGACGACTGGTATTTCTTGAGAATATATTATTTTGTACTGGCTTCACGAACTGCAGTGGCATAATCGCAATTTGCACCAAGTCTCATGTAAGGAATCAATCTGTAATGAATGGAGTACAGATCATTTTCTTTGTACAAAATTCCCTTTAACAACAATGATACAAAACCTCCTGCAATTCGAGAAGCTGGTATGTTAAGTTCCTTGCATACTTGATCACGCCTCTTCTTGTATTGTTGATTGGTGAAATTAGTTGTATTCAATTCTAAGATTAATGGCCACATGACCTTCTCCCAGACAAATCTTCGATTTTGAGTGGCAGAGGCATATTTTCCCTTTTCTTC
Coding sequences within:
- a CDS encoding 30S ribosomal protein S7 → MTETQNLLLFRKWDISNIDVKDPGLKNVISLKQEIMPLSFGRSALKRFNKAEVNIAERLINKLSHFGKKYAKNTGRMGGKKIRAINTVKAAFDIIHLKTGKNPVEVLIRAVEYSAPNEDTTRIVYGGTVYHVSVDVAPLRRVDLALRFIAEGVRDASFSNPKAVEENLAEHLILASANDMNAPSVKKKNELERIAMASR